GCAGATCGGGAATCGCGCGCGCCCAGAAGCTCCGGTTCCTGGCACGGGCCGCTTCGTCCCCGAAGGGATCGCCAAGACCCGCGTCGACCGCATAGAGTCCGGCGGCATCGAAGCCGACATCGATGGCTCCCGCACGGACGGTGGCTCGCATGAACAGCGTCGCCACTACGAGCAGGAGCACCGAGACGGCCGCCTGCGTCATGACCAGCAGGGAGCGCAGGCGCCAGGGCGGCACGCGCCCCTGGGCCGGCCCGGCCCCTTTGAGCGGGGTGACGAGATCCGAGCCGCGGCTGTGCCATGCCGGCGCCAGTCCCGCCACCACGCCCGAGAGCACCGTCACGATTCCCAGGAACCGGTAGACCGCGAGGCTGGGCGACAGGTCGGTGCCCGCCGGCGCTTCGATCATGGTACCGATGATCGGGATGGCCCAGTGGGCGAACAGCAGGCCGAGGGCCGCGGCAATTCCTCCCATCGCCAGGCTCTCCGTGACCAGCTGCCGGAGGATGCGCCCGCGGCTGGCGCCCAGGGCCGCTCGCACCGCCATCTCGCGGTCGCGGGTGATGGCGGTCGAAACGAGGACGGTCGCGACGTTGGCGCAGGCGAGCAGAAGCACGAGAACGATCACTCCGAACACCATCAGGGTGATCTCGAGGGTATCCGACGATGACACGCGCCCCAGCCCCGCGTCGGTCGCCAGCTTCACCCGGAGCGCCCGCTCACCGGCCGCCGGGACTCGCGGTAGTCCGGCGGCGACTCCGCTGAGCTGCGCCTCGGCATCCGGGAGGGTGGCCCCGGGCAACAACCGTCCAAAGACCTGGACCCCCATGTCGGGTGTGCGCTTGAGAGGCGCGGCGTCGTACACCGCGCCGTAGCTGGTCAAGGGCATCCAGATCTGGCGGTTGCTCGGCAGGGTGAAGCCGGACTTCGCGACGCCGACGACCCTTGCCTCGGTCCGGCCGATCCGGATCGGCCGGCCGATGACGCCGGGGTCTCGATTCAGCACGGTGCTCCAGAAGACGTGGCTTACGACGATGGGGGGCGGACCTGTCTGCTGCTCGTCGGCTACGGCGAGGGAGCGGCCGAGCGACATCCCCCCGCCGGTCGCGGCGAAAAACCCTCCGCTGACGAAGGCCACTCCAGCCGGACTCGCGGCCGCCTCGCCCGTTCCGGCTCGCGCCGGCGCCGTATCGGTGAGCACCGCTTCGACCTGCATTCGCGTTGCGCCTTCGCGGAGCCGCAGGAACTCGTCGTAGCTCCAGGAGGTCGACAGCGAGCGATCGGTCGCGCGCAATACACCGGGCGCGCGGCCGGGGTCCACGAGCCCTTCGCCGCGCAGCGCGGCATTCATGATGCTGAACGCTGCCGTCGCAATCCCCAATCCGAGGGAAAGGCCAAGGATCGTGAGAAGGAGGATGGCGGGCTGTCGCGCGAACAGGCGCAACGCATATTTCAGATCGACGCGAGCATCGCGGCCGAAGGCGAGAAGGACCCGCGGCGTGGTTCCGTGCCCTGGGAGCGTCCCCCTTGACCCGGTCAATGCAAGCTCAGCTGGCCCGCGCCGACATGGGCGCTCAGCCGATAGCGGCCGGGACCCTTGCGCTCGAAGGAACGGAAGAGACCACCCTTGTTGACCTTGTAGGGAGGAGCATCGACTTCGCCGGTCATGACGGACGCCTCGACCGAGGCGTAGTCCTCCGTCTTGCCCAGCTCGACATTCATCTCGCCGGCGTGCATCTTCAGGTCCTTGCTCCCGGTCACGTCATCGATATCGAGCTGGCCGGCCGCCATGCGGATGTAAAGCTCGGTCGTGCGAGGGACCTCGATCGTGATGTGGAAGTCTTCGTGCGGACAATTGTCGATTTCCACCATGGCCTCGGAGCCGGAGGCTTTCACCCGAACGCTGACCCTGCTCATGTCCTTCTTCGAGTCATAGGCGACGCGAAGCCGGTCCTTGTCCACACCGACGATCTTCGCGCCGCTCGAGCAGAGGTCCATCTTGAGGATGCCGCCGGAGCGGAAATCGATCTCGACCGGCTGCTTGCCGATCTCTTCAACCTCGGCGCCGGCGAGCGCGAGGCTCACGAAAAGTATGGGCAGGGCAAGCGCGAGCGTTATCCATCGCCTGCACTGATTGTCCATGAAGGCACTCCTTGTCTTGAATCGTTATCTCGAGTCTGTTGGGTCCGGCACACGCCACGCCCGGACACCCAGGGAATACGGCAGGGCCGGAGAAAAGGTTCCCTGGCAACGGGAATTCCGCTCCTCAGAGTGTCAATTGCAGCATAGCTGGAAGAACCGGGTCGTTCCCGACTCGAATCTCGCCGACATGCTTTTTGTACAACCAGATGCGGTGTTGGCGTCCGAAACCGGCGAGAGGTCGACTCCTGCCGGAAGTACCCTTGCACGAACCCGGGGGCTTCGTCGGCCCGACCGGGGGAACGGGGCAGGAGCAGTCGGAGTCCCGGCCGGCTCCTGCCCTAAGCTGGAGATTGGAACATCGCGCGGATGGACAAAACGGCGAGGGCAGGGATCCGTCGGCTCCGATGCACGATCCGCGCGGCGCTATGGGCAAGACGCGATGGGCCGGGGAACCCCCGATGACGCCGAGCCGAAGGTACCGGTCCCGCAGTCGTTGGTTGCTCTGACAACATAGTAGAAACCTGTCCCGAGAGCGGGGATCAAGCCGTCGGTCAGGCTCCTCTCCGACGCATCGTTGGCCAGGCAGACCTCCGAGGAGCCCGTTCCCGCCGAGAGGTGCGGCAGCGTTCCCTGCACGACGTCGTAGCGTGCGCCGCTGCCCGACCCGACAACGGAGCTGTTCCAGTCCAGCAGTGTGCCGGAGCGAAACCGCACGCCGCTGACTTCGCGCGGGATGACGAACGCCGTGCCGTTGGCGGGTGCGCAATCGAGCTCGTCGCGCAACCCGTCGAAGTCGATGTCGGCAAAGTTCGCATCGTTCACGTGCCAGACGACCTGCGCATTGTTCTGGCTGGCCGAGAGGACGTCCATGTCTCCGTCCTCGTCGACGTCGGCCGCGAAGACCGATCGGGCGCCGTCGGCGGAGGTGGAGATTGTGTGCCGGATAAAGGAAGGAGGGATGGCTCCATCGTTTTCGAACCAGGCCACCGTGTCGTCGAAGAAGGAAGATGACAGAAGGTCGACATCGGCGTCGCCGTCGAGGTCGGCACCGTAGACTCCCGTGGCGAAATCGGCCGAGGTCGTGACGATGCGCGTGGTGAAGCGTGGCGGCAGACCGCCGTCGTTCTCGTGCCAGGCGATCGTGTCGCTGTCCTGGCCGGCTGAAAGCACGTCCGGGTCGCCGTCGCGATCCACGTCCAGGACGGCGACGGCATTGGCGATCATGGGGCTGCCGGCGACGATGTGGCTGGTGAAGGACGGCGGAGACCCGCCGTCGCTCTCGAACCAGGCCAGGCCTCCTAGGACATCGAGGTCGCCATCCTGGTCGAGGTCGGAGGCTTCGACCGACTCGCCGGAGGTCCCGATGAGGTGCGAGAACCAGGAGTTGGCCCCCATGTTCTCGTACCAGGTGATCTTGCTGTCGAAGCCGGAGGCCGAAATGGCGTCCTGGTCTCCATCCCGGTCGAGGTCGGCTGCCCATACATCCACCGCCAGCGGAACCTCGAAGGTAATCGACCGCAGTGTCCAGGTCTGGTTGTCTCCGAAGTTCTCGTACCAGGCGATCTCGTCGCGATTGAACGCCGCGGTGAAAAAATCGATGTCGGCGTCGCCGTCCACCCGGGCCGCCACGGCCGCTTCGACCCCGTCGGCGAATTCGGTGAGGATGTGCTCCACCCATGGGCCCGGTGGATGGGCGCCGTCGTTCTCGAACCAGGAGACCCTGCCGCTGTAATTCGCCGTGTAGATGTCCAGGTCGCCGTCCCGATCCACGTCCTCCGTGCGCACGTCGAACGGCAACAGGCCGTTCACGAAGGCATTGATCACATGCCGGGTGGCAAAGGTGGGCGGAGCGGCAGGGATGGCAGGGCCCGCGGCAAGGAACCCCGCGATAGAGACCAGGAACCGGAAACGGCGAAGCACGGCCCGGGCAGTGGTCATGGCCTTCCCTCCATGGTGCGGCGGCTTCCGGCAGGCCGCTCTCGCACGAGCAGGGCGTTCGAGCTGGATTTCCGGGGATTATGCCACCGACAGCGCCCGAACCGTCAACACATCTTCATGTTCATCCCGGGCAGGCAATTTGCCTGTCCCGATGCCTTTCAGCGTATAGTGCAGCCCGCTGCGAGTCCTTTCCCGATATGCATTCGAGCGGATGACATGGCCCTCGCTCCTGGCACGAGGTTGGGACCTTACGAAATCCTCGCCACGGCCGGCGCCGGCGGCATGGGTGAAGTCTACCGCGCCCGGGACACCCGGCTCGATCGGACCGTTGCCATCAAGGTCCTTCCCGAGCCGGTGATGGCCGACCCGATGCGGCGCCAGCGTCTGGAGCGCGAGGCGCGCGCCGTCTCGAAGCTGAATCATCCTCACATCTGCGTCTTGTTCGATGTCGGCCATCAGGACGGCCTCGACTTCCTCGTCATGGAGTACCTGGAGGGAGAGACCCTGGAGGAGCGGCTGCGCAAGGGGCCGCTGACGCTCGCCCAGCTCTGGCGCTGCTCGCTGGAGCTGGCGGGGGCCCTCGACACGGCGCATGAGAACGGGATCATCCACCGCGACCTCAAGCCGGGAAACGTGATGCTCACGCGCGGCGGGGCCAAGCTGCTCGACTTTGGATTGGCCCGTCCGGCCTCCGAGTCCCGGCCCGAGGCTGCCATGTCGGAGGAGCCCACGCGGGCTGCGCCGCTCACGCGGGAGGGGGCCGTCATCGGCACGGCTCCCTACATGTCGCCCGAGCAGGTCGAGGGGAAGGAAGTCGACGCGCGCAGCGACATCTTCTCCTTCGGATCGATGCTCTACGAGATGGCGACGGGACGCCGTGCTTTCACCGGGAAGCACTCCATCAGCGTCGCCTCCGCCATCCTCGAGAAGGAGCCGGAGCCGATGCGGACACTGCAGCCGACCGCGCCGCCGGCGCTCCAGCACATCATCGCCGTCTGCCTGGCGAAGAGTCCCGACGACCGCTGGCAGTCGGCGCGCGACCTGCTGATCGAGCTGAAGTGGGCCGCGGAATCGGTCCCGCAGACCGCGGCCGGGTCGCCATCGCCCCGAAAGGCCTCGGTGTGGATCGCCTGGAGTCTGGCCATCCTCGCCGTCGGTGCCGCAATTGCGGTCACTCTGATACGAAGTCCGGGCGGCCAACCCGACCGCATGCGCCCCTTGATGCGATTGAGCGCCGAGCTGCCGCCCGGAATGATCATCGATCGCCATCTGGGCGCGCAGCTGGCGATGTCGCCGGACGGCTCGCGCATCGTGACGATGGAGACCGACCTGGGGGGCGAGTTCGTGCGCTATACGATCACGCGGACGCTGGGCCAGAGCGATTTCGTGCGCGTCCCCGGCGAAACCGGATATGGGCCGGCTTTCTCGCCGGATGGCCAGTGGCTGGCGGTCGCCGTCGCCGGTGAGAGCGGAGGCAAGCTCAGGAAGATCCCGTTGCAGGGCGGCTCGCCCGTCACGCTGTGCGATGTTCCGAATTCGTTCCGAGGCATGAGCTGGGGAGACGACGGCCAGATCGTCGCAAGCTTCAACAACGGGACGACCGGACTGGTGCGCGTCCCTTCGGCTGGAGGCAAGCCGGAGGTGCTGACCCGCGTGGACCGGCAGAAGGGCGAGACCGAGCATGCCTGGCCCCAGGTGCTGCCGGGCAGCCGCGCGGTGCTCTTCACCGTCTATGGTCCGCGCGGCCGGCTGGATCCGGAGATCACCGTCCTGTCGCTCGTCGACGGCACCCGCAAGGCCATCAGTCGCAGCGGTGATTACGGCAGGTATTTCCCCAGCGGACATCTTCTCTATTTCCATCAGGACACCATGCTGGCGGCTCCCTTCGATCTGAGCCGTCTGGAGATGGAGGGGTCGCCCCAGCCGGTGCTCGAGGGGGTCAATGTCGGCCTCGGGGGAGGGGCCGATTTTGCCTTCTCGCAGACGGGAGATGCCGTTTACGCCAGCAGCCAGGGGCCGACCTTCGACTACGAGATCCAATGGCTCGATGCCTCGGGGCAGTCCCGCCCGCTGCACATGTTGCATGCGCTCTACGAGAGTCCTTCACTGTCGCCCGACGGGAAGCGGCTTGCCTTCGAGATGGCGAGCGGTCCGCTGCACGGCGACATCTGGATCAAGGATCTGGGGCGGGAGACCCTCTCACGGCTCACGCGCCTTCCGGGTCGCAACAATATCCCCGTCTGGACTCCCGATGGCCAGGGCATCGTCTTCTTCTCCTACGGCCACGATGCGCAGGGGATTTACTGGGTTCGCTACGACGGGACCGGGGAGCCGCAGCGCCTGATGGAGATGGGGGGGGATTTCCTGTCGCCCTATTCCTTCTCGCCGGACGGCAAGCGCCTCGCCTATTCGTCGTACAAGAATGGCTCCGAGCGCTGCGAGATCTGGACCGTGCCGATCGAGGGGGACCGCGATCATCCCCGATCCGGACGTCCGGAGCTGTTCCTGAGCGGCGACTCCTTTGCCGATGGCCCGGCTTTTTCACCCGATGGCCGCTGGCTGGCCTACTTCTCGAACGAGTCGGGGGGTTACGAGGTCTACGTTCGTCCGTTCCCAGGACCGGGAGAGCGGGTGCAGGTCTCCACCGGCGGTGGGACGCGGCCGCTCTGGTCGCCCGATGGAAGACGTTTGTACTTCCTGGATGGCGAGGCCCGCATCAATGTCGTCGACTGCAGCACGACCGGAGCTTCTTTCAGCGCGGGCCGGCCTCGAAGGTGGTCCGAGAAAAGCCTGGCCTTCGTAGGCGGCAACTACCCTTACACGCTGGCGCCTGACGGAAAGAGCTTCGCCGTGGTGCTGAGGTCTGGAACCCAGGACCAGCCGGAGCAGGCGCCCAAGGACAGTGTGCAGGTGCTCCTGAACTTCTCCGAAGAGCTGGCACACAAGGCACCTCCCTCCAGGAAACCGGGCCCCTAGAAGTCCAGTCCGCAAGAGCCGCAGTATTGATGGATGTTCATTGCTACTAGAGCATTAAGAGTGATAGCATACGCGTCAAATCTCCATCGAGACTGCACGGCCCCATCATTCATTGGGGAACAAACAAGCCCACCAGTCGCCTGTTCGGCGTCGAGGTTCCTGCGTGGCTGGATCGCCAGTTTCTCGCATCGGCATTCGCTACTTCGTTCTGGCGCTTCCTTTCGCGGTTATCCCCGCCAGCTTTCTGCCGGGCAGCGGGATCGGCCGACCACAACAGATCCATCTGAGCTGGTCAGGCCCTATAGGCCGGGACCTGACCGTCACCTGGGTTACCAACACCCCCGCGTCCGATTCCCAGGTGGTCTTCCGCCTGAGATCCCAAGCCGAACCGAGGATCGCCGAATCGACCCAGGCGCCGCTCGCGGACGATCCCGGGCTTTATCTTCACACGGCGCGCCTGGGCCTCCTTCCCGAGGGCGAGTACGCCTACTTCGTCGGCTGCAATCGGAGCGGCTGGTCCTCGGCCCTCGGGTTCAGGGTCCGCGGCGGCGATCCCTCACCCCTCACCTTCGCCGCGACCGCCGACACGGGCGTCGACCTGGCGGCGGAGGACAGTGTGCTTCGGATGAAGCAGGCCGACCCGGAGTTCGTGCTGCACGCGGGTGACTTGAGCTATGCCTGGGAGCACCCGTGGCGGTGGAACGCGTTTTTCGAGATGATCGAGCCGCTCGCGGCGAAAGCGCCCTACATGACGGCTCTCGGGAACCACGAGCACGAGGCCCCTTTGGGGCTCGCCTCCTACCTTGCCCGGCTCGAGCTTCCCAACAACGAGCGCTATTACAGCTTCGACTACGGAAGCCTCCACGTCATCAGCCTGGACAGCGGAGAGGTTTACGGCCCTCCCCCGGACGATGAGACGGAGTGGCTCGTCGCGGATCTGGAGCGCAGCGCGCACGATCCTCTGCACCCCTGGAGAGTCGTCTTCTTTCACTTTCCCCCCTTCAGCTCCGGGGCTCATGGGAGCTGGATGGATGGCCGGAAGGTATGGTCGCCGATCTTCGACCAGTTCGGTGTGTCACTGGTCATCGGCGGGCACGATCACCTGTACGAGCGAACCTGGCCG
The sequence above is drawn from the Candidatus Polarisedimenticolia bacterium genome and encodes:
- a CDS encoding metallophosphoesterase family protein — translated: MAGSPVSRIGIRYFVLALPFAVIPASFLPGSGIGRPQQIHLSWSGPIGRDLTVTWVTNTPASDSQVVFRLRSQAEPRIAESTQAPLADDPGLYLHTARLGLLPEGEYAYFVGCNRSGWSSALGFRVRGGDPSPLTFAATADTGVDLAAEDSVLRMKQADPEFVLHAGDLSYAWEHPWRWNAFFEMIEPLAAKAPYMTALGNHEHEAPLGLASYLARLELPNNERYYSFDYGSLHVISLDSGEVYGPPPDDETEWLVADLERSAHDPLHPWRVVFFHFPPFSSGAHGSWMDGRKVWSPIFDQFGVSLVIGGHDHLYERTWPVSASGRVSRESYDDPDSPVYVVTGGGGEKLYTFAGDPPEWSAFRAISKETLRVTVAGRYMTISAIRRDGSLLDTFTLRRESGPHLPPLQPVLEIPLTSPVEKPKSR
- a CDS encoding protein kinase; protein product: MALAPGTRLGPYEILATAGAGGMGEVYRARDTRLDRTVAIKVLPEPVMADPMRRQRLEREARAVSKLNHPHICVLFDVGHQDGLDFLVMEYLEGETLEERLRKGPLTLAQLWRCSLELAGALDTAHENGIIHRDLKPGNVMLTRGGAKLLDFGLARPASESRPEAAMSEEPTRAAPLTREGAVIGTAPYMSPEQVEGKEVDARSDIFSFGSMLYEMATGRRAFTGKHSISVASAILEKEPEPMRTLQPTAPPALQHIIAVCLAKSPDDRWQSARDLLIELKWAAESVPQTAAGSPSPRKASVWIAWSLAILAVGAAIAVTLIRSPGGQPDRMRPLMRLSAELPPGMIIDRHLGAQLAMSPDGSRIVTMETDLGGEFVRYTITRTLGQSDFVRVPGETGYGPAFSPDGQWLAVAVAGESGGKLRKIPLQGGSPVTLCDVPNSFRGMSWGDDGQIVASFNNGTTGLVRVPSAGGKPEVLTRVDRQKGETEHAWPQVLPGSRAVLFTVYGPRGRLDPEITVLSLVDGTRKAISRSGDYGRYFPSGHLLYFHQDTMLAAPFDLSRLEMEGSPQPVLEGVNVGLGGGADFAFSQTGDAVYASSQGPTFDYEIQWLDASGQSRPLHMLHALYESPSLSPDGKRLAFEMASGPLHGDIWIKDLGRETLSRLTRLPGRNNIPVWTPDGQGIVFFSYGHDAQGIYWVRYDGTGEPQRLMEMGGDFLSPYSFSPDGKRLAYSSYKNGSERCEIWTVPIEGDRDHPRSGRPELFLSGDSFADGPAFSPDGRWLAYFSNESGGYEVYVRPFPGPGERVQVSTGGGTRPLWSPDGRRLYFLDGEARINVVDCSTTGASFSAGRPRRWSEKSLAFVGGNYPYTLAPDGKSFAVVLRSGTQDQPEQAPKDSVQVLLNFSEELAHKAPPSRKPGP
- a CDS encoding ABC transporter permease, translating into MTGSRGTLPGHGTTPRVLLAFGRDARVDLKYALRLFARQPAILLLTILGLSLGLGIATAAFSIMNAALRGEGLVDPGRAPGVLRATDRSLSTSWSYDEFLRLREGATRMQVEAVLTDTAPARAGTGEAAASPAGVAFVSGGFFAATGGGMSLGRSLAVADEQQTGPPPIVVSHVFWSTVLNRDPGVIGRPIRIGRTEARVVGVAKSGFTLPSNRQIWMPLTSYGAVYDAAPLKRTPDMGVQVFGRLLPGATLPDAEAQLSGVAAGLPRVPAAGERALRVKLATDAGLGRVSSSDTLEITLMVFGVIVLVLLLACANVATVLVSTAITRDREMAVRAALGASRGRILRQLVTESLAMGGIAAALGLLFAHWAIPIIGTMIEAPAGTDLSPSLAVYRFLGIVTVLSGVVAGLAPAWHSRGSDLVTPLKGAGPAQGRVPPWRLRSLLVMTQAAVSVLLLVVATLFMRATVRAGAIDVGFDAAGLYAVDAGLGDPFGDEAARARNRSFWARAIPDLQAVPGIASVALSEMTPFGGLTRTSITRGDAAHIVDIHRAQSTYFETMGLRIVAGRAFTRDEVAGGAPVALVSQSLARAFWHGQSPLGRMLPAEIPLQESARPVVIGVVADAIMARLHERGTFALYQPLDAESEGFAQLLIRTAPGATHVVERARQRLLAVDPLSEVRIAGIESRLEQEAGRPRMLATLTGFIGVVAIVLCVIGLYGLTASVVLQRTREMGVRAALGAAPGSLLRLLLWDSLRPIVAGLAIGAATALLAGRVVAAAVFFGVSPQDPMALAGAALALLASAALAVWVPTRRAAAVDAAVVLRQS
- a CDS encoding VCBS repeat-containing protein; this translates as MTTARAVLRRFRFLVSIAGFLAAGPAIPAAPPTFATRHVINAFVNGLLPFDVRTEDVDRDGDLDIYTANYSGRVSWFENDGAHPPGPWVEHILTEFADGVEAAVAARVDGDADIDFFTAAFNRDEIAWYENFGDNQTWTLRSITFEVPLAVDVWAADLDRDGDQDAISASGFDSKITWYENMGANSWFSHLIGTSGESVEASDLDQDGDLDVLGGLAWFESDGGSPPSFTSHIVAGSPMIANAVAVLDVDRDGDPDVLSAGQDSDTIAWHENDGGLPPRFTTRIVTTSADFATGVYGADLDGDADVDLLSSSFFDDTVAWFENDGAIPPSFIRHTISTSADGARSVFAADVDEDGDMDVLSASQNNAQVVWHVNDANFADIDFDGLRDELDCAPANGTAFVIPREVSGVRFRSGTLLDWNSSVVGSGSGARYDVVQGTLPHLSAGTGSSEVCLANDASERSLTDGLIPALGTGFYYVVRATNDCGTGTFGSASSGVPRPIASCP